In the genome of Vanacampus margaritifer isolate UIUO_Vmar chromosome 1, RoL_Vmar_1.0, whole genome shotgun sequence, one region contains:
- the LOC144040138 gene encoding uncharacterized protein LOC144040138: MNGCGLIVIKMENGEDLTWRKESSTKMTKDNPNSRNTVHLRSRSVHPVRCACIGKEILGIISHLQGRFWFNNATKGNHLMISAHTSWSHLTEPHHAVSSVYLTSCPRREAAA, translated from the exons atgaatggatgcggactaattgtgataaag atggagaatggagaggatttgacttggaggaaagaaagttctacaaagatgacaaaagacaacccgaatagcagaaatacg gtccatttaaggtcaaggagcgtacatcctgtgcggtgcgcttgtatcggaAAGGAGATACTTGGTATCATCTCTCATCTACAAGGCCGTTTCTGGTTCAACaatgccaccaagggcaaccatctgatgatctccgcccacaccagttggagccatctcaccgagccccaccacgccgtttccagtgtctacctgacaagctgtccaaggagggaagctgcagcgtag